One window from the genome of Osmerus eperlanus chromosome 1, fOsmEpe2.1, whole genome shotgun sequence encodes:
- the lrrn2 gene encoding leucine-rich repeat neuronal protein 2: protein MWRPTPIVLQSQLLLFVCMCVCVCGLGAVVIQSLPWHVSCPGHCVCQIKPWFSPESVYCEAPTVDCNDLLLTKLPSALPHNTHTLRLQSNLLSALDSTGLHTLPNLTELDLSQNHFNSVRSLTQSLALASLLSLHLEENQLTHLPLSSFFSLPALQELFLSHNRLRSLAPGAFTGLDSLLRLHLNNNRLTSIDPRWFTALPSLEVLMLGGNPVEALPEQGFQALGSLRSLVLGDMGLKGLPEGALEGLDNLESLSFYDNLLTSVPTQALRRVAGLKFLDLNKNRIGLVQTGDFKNMVHLKELGLNNMEELVSIEKAALENLPELTKLEITNNPRLSYIHPQAFLQLGRLESLMLNSNSLTALHQHTLLSLPSLQEVSLHSNPLRCDCLFRWVAGGHSHTDSDTHTHLEAQADAHTPRAVRFIQPQATLCSEPPELRARRVRELSLREMSASCLPLIPPGPLPPYMGVREGGSLVLHCRALAEPQPTIYWVTPTGLKLGPNMSHAANHTPEPSPMPSLQASPAKSHHHKHTHPSGHAQGLSIVPGPGSSSHYNLLPEGTLQIVRVTPKEAGLYTCVAENALGADTRSVTVGVHGRGEWREGPVPSSPVPSSPVPSSPVPSSPVPSSPVPSSPVPSSPVPSSPVPSSLQEFPFLKSAGGLQVKKVGEHYAVLTWMTGHNFPFAKLSWHATHSDTQTHSTRILAGTQSFNLTHLQPGTLYRVCLHTEIREGPRQAGSRQRDGSPPQCVSLRTVENSKPYADLTLSPELTSTVLLLLTLTLLLLALQSWHGEPWEGMEKPHGALLQEVQGHEAIPEVKVEKKKCSANQTPESSDQPGQEEKGLQQPV, encoded by the coding sequence ATGTGGAGGCCAACACCCATTGTGTTGCAGTCTCAGCTgctcctgtttgtgtgtatgtgtgtgtgtgtgtgtgggttgggtgCGGTGGTGATTCAATCCCTCCCATGGCATGTCTCCTGCCCGGGCCACTGTGTCTGTCAGATCAAGCCTTGGTTCTCCCCTGAGTCTGTCTACTGTGAAGCTCCTACTGTCGACTGTAATGACCTTCTGTTGACCAAGCTgccctcggccctccctcacaatacacacaccctGCGCCTGCAAAGCAACCTCCTGTCTGCCTTAGACAGCACCGGGTTACATACACTCCCCAACCTTACTGAGCTCGACCTCTCCCAGAACCACTTCAACAGTGTGAGAAGCCTGACACAGAGCCTGGCCCtggcctctctgctctccctgcaTCTGGAGGAGAATCAGCTGACCCATCTCCCCCTGAGTTCCTTTTTTTCCTTGCCTGCCCTTCAGGAGCTTTTCCTCAGCCACAACCGCCTACGGTCCCTGGCCCCTGGAGCCTTCACAGGCCTGGACTCCTTACTGCGTCTGCATCTCAATAACAACAGACTGACCTCCATCGACCCACGCTGGTTCACGGCACTGCCCAGTCTGGAGGTGCTGATGCTTGGGGGGAATCCGGTGGAGGCCCTCCCTGAGCAGGGCTTCCAGGCCCTGGGCTCCCTACGGAGCCTGGTTCTTGGGGACATGGGCCTGAAGGGGCTGCCTGAAGGAGCCCTAGAAGGGCTGGATAACCTGGAGAGCCTGTCTTTCTATGACAATCTACTGACCAGTGTTCCCACTCAGGCTCTGAGGAGAGTAGCAGGGTTGAAGTTCCTGGACCTCAACAAGAACCGTATTGGCCTGGTACAGACGGGAGACTTCAAGAATATGGTCCATTTGAAAGAGCTAGGGCTGAACAACATGGAGGAGTTGGTTTCCATTGAGAAAGCTGCCCTGGAGAATCTCCCAGAGCTCACCAAGCTGGAGATCACCAACAACCCCCGTCTGTCCTACATCCACCCCCAGGCCTTTCTTCAGCTTGGCAGGCTGGAGAGTCTGATGCTGAACTCCAACTCTCTGACTGCccttcaccaacacacacttctATCCCTGCCCAGCCTGCAGGAGGTCAGCTTACACTCCAACCCACTCCGCTGTGACTGTCTGTTCCGCTGGGTGGCTGGaggccactcacacacagactcagacacacacacacacctggaggcaCAGGCTGATGCGCACACACCGCGAGCTGTGAGGTTCATCCAGCCCCAGGCCACGCTGTGCTCTGAGCCTCCGGAACTGAGAGCCCGCAGGGTGAGGGAGCTGTCTTTGAGAGAGATGTCTGCCTCTTGTCTTCCCCTGATCCCACCAGGTCCCCTCCCCCCATAcatgggggtgagagagggggggagtctgGTCCTGCACTGCAGAGCTCTAGCTGAGCCACAGCCTACTATCTACTGGGTGACTCCCACTGGGCTGAAACTGGGACCTAACATGAGCCACGCAGCCAACCACACGCCAGAACCGAGCCCCATGCCTTCCCTTCAAGCCAGTCCAGCCAAGTCccaccaccacaaacacacccacccttCCGGTCATGCTCAGGGGCTGTCCATTGTCCCAGGCCCAGGTTCCTCCTCCCACTATAACCTTCTCCCAGAGGGGACACTGCAGATTGTCAGAGTGACGCCCAAGGAGGCAGGTTTATACACCTGTGTGGCTGAGAATGCGCTGGGTGCAGACACTCGCAGCGTCACTGTGGGCGTGCATggaaggggagagtggagggagggccCGGTGCCCTCCAGCCCGGTGCCTTCCAGCCCGGTGCCCTCCAGCCCGGTGCCCTCCAGCCCGGTGCCTTCCAGCCCGGTGCCCTCCAGCCCGGTGCCCTCCAGCCCGGTGCCCTCCAGCCCGGTGCCTTCCAGCCTGCAGGAGTTTCCATTCCTCAAGTCAGCTGGGGGTTTACAGGTGAAGAAGGTAGGAGAACACTATGCTGTTTTAACCTGGATGACCGGCCACAACTTCCCCTTTGCCAAATTATCCTGGCACGCCACACACTCggatacacagacacattccaCTCGTATCCTAGCTGGCACACAAAGCTTCAACCTCACACATCTGCAGCCGGGGACCCTCTaccgtgtgtgtctgcacacggAGATCAGAGAGGGACCAAGACAGGCAgggagcaggcagagagacGGGAGCCCGCCCCAGTGTGTGTCCCTCAGGACTGTGGAGAACTCCAAGCCTTACGCTGACCTGACCCTAAGCCCAGAGCTGACCTCCACGGTCCTGCTGCTgctcaccctcaccctgctgctgctggccctCCAATCCTGGCATGGGGAGCCCTGGGAGGGCATGGAGAAACCCCACGGTGCCCTTCTACAGGAGGTCCAAGGTCATGAGGCGATCCCAGAGGTCAAAGTTGAAAAGAAGAAATgctcagccaatcagacacCAGAGAGCTCTGACCAGCCTGGACAAGAAGAGAAAGGGTTGCAACAGCCTGTGTAA